CGCAGGTCCAGAACCACCGGGGAAGCTTGGCTGGGTAGCGGCCCAGCATCTGGAAGCCCAGGGAGGCGGAGTAAGTTCCCGCGACATTGTTGGCGACCTGACCCAGGGATACTAGAACGCCCAGGAACTTGCCAAAGCCGCCGAGTCCGTTGTACCCGGCTAGGATCAAAGCACCAGAGGAGACGTTATTGGCCGCCTCCCAGTCGGGATTAGTTGCTACGCCTGAGCCGAGACCGACACCGAGCAAGTTGGCAAAAGTCAAAGATAGACCGACACCGAGGAAGGTCATGATGAAGGTTTTCGACTTGTCCGTGTTAGGGGGAAAGTAGACATAGAAGTCCGCACCGGCGGGAGCCCAGGCAACAGACGAGGATAGGCAGagcgagaagaaggagaggcGGTTGCCGGCGATTGTTTGCGTCGAACCCGTAGACACGATTGAGGTGTCAAACTTGGGGCCAGCGCTACCAACAAGGACAAAGGCGGCCACGAGCTGAGGGACCCAGGCCCATCTATCCACGGTTCGATTAGTATCTCGGTCGGGCTAGATCAGGGACTGATGAAGGGGAAATTCGTACCGCTCATAGGCATGGAATAGCCGCATGCCAAACAGGACCACGACCCAAGTGATGATCACGACGATAACCACGCCTACAGATACGGTCATGTGGTTTCCAGCTACAGCGGAGAGGACTTGTCCACCCACGATGCTGTCAACCATGCCGTACCCCAGCATGATAACAATGTTCAATAGGGCGCATATCTTGCTAGGGTAGTATCCCATAAAATACCGAGCCACGACCTGATTGCGTCAGTTCATCGGTATGCCGGTTGACATGTGCGCGATTAGATCATAATCATACCATGGTTCTGTTCCCGCTGATTGGGCCAAACGTGCCCATGTAGGCAACACCCGCGGCGCCCAGTAGAGCGCCGAAGGTGCCGCAAAGGGCCGAATCGACAAAGCTCAGCGCATAGCTTGACGGACCCAGCATCCCCACGGCAATGTTGTTTGCCGTGATGTTAACACTGAACCACATCAGCGCCATCTGCATATAGTCTGCCGAGGTTACTCTGGGCTTGCGCTCATCGAGCGGAACACGCTCGATACCGCGCGACTCGAAGAAATCGAGCTGGCTCAGACGGGCGTTGAACCGCTCAAAGGTGTTTTTCGGCGGAGGCAATGGAAAGCTTGGCCCCGATGATGGTGATTCAAGTACCATATCAGGGCGAAaattcttctcttcatctCCCATAGTTCGCTCCATGATGCTTTGAAGAAAAGCGGATATCAGTGTGCAGACCAAGAGCTTGGGAGAACTCGAATGGGGCCTTTAGAAGCGCAGACAGAGCGTTCTACTAATACTTGATTCATTTTGACGCCCACGCAAATAAATAAGTGATTTTCTGAGCCGGATGTAACGATAGCCGGAGAAGGTGTGGAGGGGTGTGGAGGGGGGGTACTCCGTCACTGATGTTGCGCTTGTAGAGTGGCATATCATTGGTACATTTACCCTACTATTCCCGCCACTACACGTGGGCTGCGAGCACTAGTAGGAGGGGCACTAGTAGAAATTCGGTATTTCTACCGTGAAGAAGTGGTCTGATGTATAACCAGGGTAccttgcaaaaaaaaatgcaaaaaatgccaaaaaaaaaaaaaattggcaGGTACTTTCCGGCTAGTCCCGCCCGTTCCGGGGCTTGGCCCCCACCATAAGATCAAGCTTGGCAGCGCCACTAGGCTTTGTGCTAGTTCACAAATGGCCAGACGTTGTCCACAGTTAATTTACGCATTGAAGTCCAAGCCATGAAGCCCAATTTGATGTCTCTTGACAGCGGTCCAGCCGGAATGCCCTTACATTTGATTCGCCAGCCCCACTGTTCTCCCCACCCCCGCTCGGGCCTCATCGGAGAGTCACAAAATCAATCTACAGGGCGAGAGACCGTACTCCAAAGACGCCCACTACTCAAGTTGGAAGGCCAAAGCTGATAATCCCAGGCGGGAATCTTGCCACTCAGAATCATCGGTAATTTTACAACAGAAATGGAACGTGATCTCACAACTTGTTCGTCGACAGCGTTACTCCCAATCCTCCTCATTGGTGGATTTGATTGTGTCGGCCCCCGGTCAACATGCGGCCATTGCCCGTTATTACTCAGTGGGTCACAATCACCAGACAAGATATATTGTGAGCAAAAGTACAGCCGTTTTACCACTAGCCCACACAAATAGTCAAGATTCATAATTCTGGCCAGGAGGGGCAATTTCTTGGTTTGACATATCATAATCCTAACAGTCACGATGAGAGATGAGTTTCATGCTACCCCCTGATTCTACAGGCCTAAAAAGGCCTGCTGTACACCTTAAGACTCCCATGTAGCTCATTCACGGAGGATCACCACGCCTCATACGCACACAACATGTCGAGTCAAGGTGGTGGTTCAACACATGACTTGATCGTCGAGTCATGGATCATGTACGGCGTGGGCATATTATTCTTCATTTTGCGACTGTCAGTGCTTTTTTCGGGCTCAATTGCTGCTATTTTTACCGCTGACTCGACCGTAGTTATGCTCGGTACAAGCGTATGAAGTTCCACTTTCAGGTTGAGGATTATATGATGTTTTTGGCCATTGTACGGACTGGCAGTCTCCAAGTTTACCCCTTTTGACCGTATGAGGGCTAACTGTCTCATGTAGATCTTCTACACTGCGTTTGTAGTCACGAATATCGAGATCACCAATTACGGGAGCACCTTGTACGAACCAGGTCAATTCGAGACTTTCACTGCCTATGACATCCAACAACGGGTCTTGGGCTCGAAAATTGAATTTGCGTCGGAAAATGTGAGTCGGCCTGGACGGGCTACAAATGACGACTTCTAACTCGCTTTTCCCAGTGTCAAGTGTGTACCGTCTATTGTCTGAAGGCCTGCATGCTGTTGGTATATTTTCGAATTACGTGAGTGAAAATCAAGCCATTCGGACCCTCAAAAACTGATTCACGGTAGATCTAACCTCAAGCAACATCAATGGGTCAAGTTATGCGCTGTATATACCGCCCTTGGATGGCTGGCCACCGAGTTGACCTTGTTTTTGAACTGCCACCCTGTATCCGGATACTGGACCTTGCCGCCGCCTCAGCGCCAATGCGCTACTTACCTCAACTTCGAGATTGTACAGGCAGTCTTCAACATCAGCTCGGATGTCACGATTCTCTTGGTGGTTCTACCCCTTCTGTTCCGAGCACGTATGCCATGGCGGACTAAGCTTCCAATCGTGGTGGTTTTTTCAATGGGCATTGTGGTAGTAAGTTGTTTTATATATTCTCATCCCAACCAACGACCCATCCGACGGTGCTAATTGACAGCAGATTCTCTGCGCTATTATTTCCAAAATTTTCACCTTCCGCAGCATTTTCAACACGAGCTACCAATTCTGGTACCTGCGTGAAGCTTCCATCGGCGTCTGGGTAACCAATGCCCCCTCCGTGTGGTCCTTGGCCCGCTCGACCATCACCTTCCTAAAGTCAACCTCCAGCCCCACAAAAT
Above is a window of Penicillium digitatum chromosome 2, complete sequence DNA encoding:
- a CDS encoding Vitamin B6 transporter, putative → MERTMGDEEKNFRPDMVLESPSSGPSFPLPPPKNTFERFNARLSQLDFFESRGIERVPLDERKPRVTSADYMQMALMWFSVNITANNIAVGMLGPSSYALSFVDSALCGTFGALLGAAGVAYMGTFGPISGNRTMVVARYFMGYYPSKICALLNIVIMLGYGMVDSIVGGQVLSAVAGNHMTVSVGVVIVVIITWVVVLFGMRLFHAYERWAWVPQLVAAFVLVGSAGPKFDTSIVSTGSTQTIAGNRLSFFSLCLSSSVAWAPAGADFYVYFPPNTDKSKTFIMTFLGVGLSLTFANLLGVGLGSGVATNPDWEAANNVSSGALILAGYNGLGGFGKFLGVLVSLGQVANNVAGTYSASLGFQMLGRYPAKLPRWFWTCVGVIIYLVCALVGRNHLSEIFQNWLSLMGYWVCIYLVIALEEHLIFRPSRGFKWGDWADRSKLPIGLAALAAFLIGWAGSIVSMNEVYYAGPIAKMVGDSGSDLGIWVGSSWAMLTYPGLRWLELKKFNR
- a CDS encoding UbiD family decarboxylase, translating into MSSQGGGSTHDLIVESWIMYGVGILFFILRLYARYKRMKFHFQVEDYMMFLAIIFYTAFVVTNIEITNYGSTLYEPGQFETFTAYDIQQRVLGSKIEFASENCQVCTVYCLKACMLLVYFRITSNLKQHQWVKLCAVYTALGWLATELTLFLNCHPVSGYWTLPPPQRQCATYLNFEIVQAVFNISSDVTILLVVLPLLFRARMPWRTKLPIVVVFSMGIVVILCAIISKIFTFRSIFNTSYQFWYLREASIGVWVTNAPSVWSLARSTITFLKSTSSPTKSTPGYNSSAPGISASRARTGTETPSSHALSRMYDMEHHSGSEEAIIEMDERNKALYTSAESIDDSAPSASDWSGPTHENGSAGEQEGHIWKTTEITIQKS